Genomic segment of Nissabacter sp. SGAir0207:
AAAGAATTGATCTAACCAGTGGATAAGTGGATAAGTGCCTGATAGCGCTCAGAAGCGCCCTACATTGCATAGGGCGCGCGCTGACGGATCAGCCGGTAAGCTTGCCGCCAAAGTCCTGATAGGCCTTCAGGAGGCGATTGAGGTCGTTCTCATGCTGGCCATAGCCGGCACCTGGCAGGCTTGCCCAGATATTGGCGCACTTCTTGACAGCTGACGTGATACGGCCGGCTTCGATATCAGCCAGTGCCGATCGCTCCTTTAGGAGCTGAATGCACAGCAGATCCTGGCTGGCCGCACTGAAATCCTTCAGGCCGAGCTGCTTTTTGTAGGCTGGCCACCAGCGATAAAGCTGCTGGTAAGCACCTGACGCCGTGGAGCGCTGCCCATTGCGGTTGAAAACCTTCCCCGTTCTGCCACTGGCAAAGGGGTGATCGGTGTAGTCGGTGAATACCTCTGGCTTACCGTCGATGCCGGTCACAATGACATCATAGCCGCCGTTGGTGGTCAGGGGATGGTGAAGGGTGCCTTCAGAAAAGCGCAGCATCTTCATGAATGCTGTGAGGTTTGCAGTCATATTTACTCCAGATATAACTTTTGGGATATTCGCTGGCGTAAATCCTCATGTAGCAACAAGGACTCTTTTCAGAGTCCTTTTCCTTTTGCGCAGATTACCCAAAGTTACATCTGTGCCCGTGGGCTTTAGCAAACATCGCCCTCCTCAAGGCGCTGGCGGTGCTCTTCCTCCATCGACTCCAGCTCATCCACCCAATCCTGCGGCAAGCCAGCCACTGAGATCGCGCACATGTCCAGCGCGCGGATCAGCGCGAACGGCTGGGCGACATTGCCGCGTAATGGATAGATACCCTGTGCCCCTGCTTCAGCGGTCATTGTGATCATACCGACCATTGCGTCGATATCCTCAAAGGCAAAATCCCCAGACACATCGAACTGGCATGGCTCTGTCACCTCATCGCCATGAAACGCCAATACCCCATGCTGGGATCCGGTACTGATTTGAATCTCGATCATATTCCATGTACCTCTTTCAAAATGCCGGCGGCGAACTCAAGCAGCCCGTCACCATTGACCAGGGAAACCGCCCCTGCCTGGCTACCCACCAGGTACTCAAAGGCGGTAGAAAACACTTCTGTTGCTCTGGCACCATGGACATCTTTTGCCCCATAGATCTTGCCAATGTAAGGCGATGCAAAATTATCGATAATTGCAGCCTCATCTTTGTCAAAATTAGCGCCAGCATAAAATTTTCTGAGTGATGCAATGGCAGTAGTCGAACCTCCTGCCCGCTCCGTCAGGAAGGCCAAAGCCAACTTGAGATAATCCGGATTGGAATACTCAAAGTGATGGCCGATCTCATGCCACAGGACACGCTTGCCGCCCGTAGGGTTGAGCGAGATGCTCTGCTTGGAACGGCTGGCATAAGAGCGTTTGCGATGCAGGTCTATTTGCTTAAGCGTCTTGATGCGTCCGCCTGCCAGCTTGAATGCTGCTGCCAGGTCACGGAGCATCGCTCCTTCCCCAGCTGCTGCATCATACTCAGACATCAACATTTTGCTGATTTTTATGCCATTCGCCCATTCCTCAGCAGCCTCATCGCTGACGGTATCCATGCTTTCCAGCTTCTGGCGCAGCTCCTCAATCACGGGGGTTACTTTGCTAAGTGAATAGCCCATAAACTGTTTAAGCCACGACGATGCGGCGTAGGAAGCGTCGTATGAGTAATTGCGGCACCCATCTCTTCGCTGGGGGTTACCATAGCCAAAACGCCCCTGAATGAGGGCATCTTTCACTACCCCCGCTTTATCCCCGAACATGTTCTTCAAGTTTAACCATTCGAGCGAATCACCATTGGCAGGATCCAGCATATTGACCACATACTCTTTTGCAGCGCTGACCATGGCATCGGCGGGGCTATTCAAACCAGAAAGCAGCGCCACCCCATCCGCTTTTTTGGTTTGATACGCGGCATTGGCCTCGTCCTGGCTGACACTGGCCTGCTCTACAGGCGGAGCAAGTAGCGTAAAAATCCGCACCAGCTCACCATCAAGAAGATCCCCAACACGGTTTTTGAGCAAAGCAACTGATGAGCCTTTGAGGGAGCCGTTTGACTCCTGCATAAATTTGAGCACGCCCTTGAGGTTCTCAATGCTGTCGTCAATCTCTTGTGGTGTGGTCGCTGCCATTCGCGCTTCCACAGCAGGCCGCAGACGATAAGCAGCACCGTTGACGAAAAACATTTTCCAGGCTTTATCATCGGACAGGCTTAAACCAGGAACGCCGATGATGTCAGTGCAGCTGCGGACAAAGCCCCAAAATGATGCGCCTGTGCCGTCCGGTAACAGGGCTTTTTTTGCGGTGTTGTAACTGGTGCCCATGGTAGCGGTGGCCAGCTTCAAAAAAGCATCAATTACTGCATCGCTTGGCGAGTCCTGCTGCACCAATGCCAGGAGCTTGGTTTCAATGAAATTCTGCTTGCCTCGGACGCCGGCGCTGCCCCAAAAGCTGCTGATGGCTTGGGCAACCTCAGAAGCGGAGTCACAGGCGTTGATAATGCTCAGGGTTTGCTTATTTGCCCTGGGCATTTTGAGGGTATTTTTTAACATTTTTTCTGTTCCAGGGTGACCCGCCTCACCGGGCGCGGGTCACAATCGCCGTTAAGCCGCCTCAGCGGGTCGCTGTTGAATCCAAAGCACTGCCCCTGCCTTGATGTCATTTAACGTAATAAATGCGCCCTGGAAGGCCTCCAGCGCGTTTAACGTCGATATGAAGTCATCAACCGGCTGCTGCTTAAAATCGCCAGCAAGGAAACGGGTCACAATCTCAGGTGCCCCCTGTTCCTCTTCAGGAGCTGTTGGCGCAGGGGCTGGTTCAGGTTTTGGCTCCGGCTCTGGCGTGGCTGCCGGTGTGCCAGCAGCCCCATAGCCAAGCTTCACCAGAACTTCATCAATCTGGTCATTCAGATCCAGCAGGTCGAGGCCTTTGGCCGTGGTCAGCTGCTCCAGTAACGCATCCAGCTCGTCATTGAGGTCGAGGCGCTCTAATGCCGTCAAAGCCATGGTTAACCCCCCTGCCGCGCGACTGCGGCCAGCAGATCAGACAGGTGTTGCGCGGCAGCGTTTACCAGGTCTTCGTTTTCGTCATAGATGCCGGCATCGGTCAGGGCTGCAATAGCCTGGCGCACGGCGGCGCGCGCATTGCGGATCTCCACAATGTCAGCAGATTGCAAGCTGGCGATAGACTTCAGGTAGTCAATGGCCTGTTGTGCGGCTGAATCTGCTTCTGGCTCTGGCTCCGGCGCGGGTTCAGGCTCGGGGACTGGTTCAGGTGCCGGAGCTGGCGCGGGTGCCGGCTCCGGTTCAGGTGTCGATGCTGCCCCACCACCTTCTGCCAGGGTCGGGAAGGGTTGGCCAAATGACACGGCATTGTGTACAGCAGCAACGTTGGATGCAGACGGATTCATGGCCAATTGGTGCGCCATCTCTCGCAAGGTATCATCGCTATAGTTGCGTGTTTCGCCCCAGGCAGCGACCAAATCACCCGCGTATCCGATCATCTCACCCAGCTTGTCGGCACCCGTTAAGATGGCGGGGGTCGGCTCTGGCTCCGGCTCTGGGGCAGGTGTTGGCTGCGGGGCGGGAGGCGGATTGTCTTTCTTCACCTGCTTAAACAGATCAATAAATTTCTGGGTTGTTTTAGCGCCATAGCTTTGACGGACAGCCTGGAAACCACCGGCATCCTTCATGCTTTGCGGCAGATCATCGGCCTTCGGAGCATTATTGTTCAGGTAGTCCAGATAGAAGAGGTTTTCATCGCCCTGATATGCCTTGATGAGAGGGATCAGATCATTCAGCAAGGCGGTGATGCTGGCTTGCGTCTGGACTTTCTGGAAGTCCACCAGCTCGTAATTAGCAACGTCGCTTTCGTCGAGCGGCGAGACATAAGCCACAGCCCCATGGCGGTAATTCGACGGGTCAAAATCCTTAGATTTCACAATGGCAAGGCTTGCAGCCTCCTCAGCTGTCGCAATAACCACAGGTTTCGGAGCTTGCGGAATTGCCCCCGGTCCAGCTGCGCGCGCGCGCAAACCATACCAGAACAATTTGCGCGGACCAGGATCGGTGTTGCCAGAGGAAGTGCCCATGCGCGCCTTAAGCGCCGGGATATCGCCCAGGTCAGATACCTGGCCTTTGTACATGATGAGGTCTTTCAGATCGCCTACGCTGATTGAGTCCAGACGGCTGGCAAGGTCAACCAGATCACCCGTGGAGATATTCTGGTTAAAAGCCCAGTTGGCAACATACGTGTCTTTGTAGTCGGATTTTGCCCGGATGGCATCGAGGGCGCTGGCGCGCGCCTGGCGCTCGGAAACTTGTGCCGCTGCATCGTCTTTTTTCTTCTGGGCAGCCGCCAATTCAGCCTGCAACTCCTCGTTTAGCTCTTCCTGCTGGTCAGCCTGATGGGTCAGCTGTTGCAGCTGCTGCGAGAGGTCATTGCTGGAAGCCTTCAGCTCGTCCCCCTGCTCCACCAGCGAGGCCTGTTGAGCTTCCAATTTGTCGCCCTCCTCCTGCACGTTGTCCAGCTCCGCCTTGAGCATTTTCTGCTTGGCCTGGGCGTGTTGGAACTTCGCGGTGTTTCGCTCAATCAGGTTTGATAGGGCATGAGTAACCTGCTTCAGGGAAATATCGCGGCCGTTGGAGGGGGAAACGGTATGGGTGACATCTTTCTTGTTCAGCAGGAACTGAAACGCAACCAGGGAGTCAGTGGCGGCAATGGTGCCGACATTGCCCGAAGGGCTGTGAAAGACCAGGGTCACCGTCTGACCATCCGAGAGCGGGATCACCGCCGGCATAACGGCCAGGCCTTGTACCTTGCGCACCCGGCCGATGTTCGCGCCACCGATAGACTGGCCGCCATCGTCAGTGTCGCCGTTGGTATCGTTGCCGGCCGTGATACCGGTGCCGTTAAGTCCCTGGTTCAGGGCGCGGACAAAGGCGCGCATCGTGCCGGAAAGGCGCGCCCGGGTCGAGGTCACCGCCTCAAACATGGCGCTGGCCTCAGCCATCACGGGGATGTCATAGAAATAAGTGGCCTCGATGTCTTCCAGGCTCACAGATTCCACCATGAAATGCTCGCCGTCGCCCTGATAAAGTGCAGCGATGGCGGCGGCCGGAACGGGGCGGTTCACCACGTCCTGGCGGTTTTGCAGCACCATGCCGGTGCTCATGCGGATATCAGGCAGCATTGCTGGCCTCCAGGGCTTTAAGTTGCTCTTTCAGTTGCACGGTCACCCCTTGCGCGGTACTCAGGCGCGTTTTCTGCGCCTCAATGCCTTGGGTCAGAGAGGAAACCTGTGATTGCAGGCGGGTATTGGTGCTGGACATCTCACTGACGCTGCTGGACAGGGCATCACGGCGCGTCTTGGCCTCTTTGAGGCGCTGCACGTTGGATTTCACGGCCGGGCGAGTGTTGGAAGTGTCCACCACCTTAGCGGCCTTCTTGGCCAGGCCATCCGTGAACTTTTGGGAGTTTTGTTTCACCGCGCCGGCCAGGGAGCTGGCCACCTTGGTGATGGTATCCGCGTGTTGCACCCCGATGGATTTCCCGTTGAGCTTGAAGCCCACCAGGTCGCCGGAGTCGTTCACCTGCACGGTGACTTGCTGCTGATCCTGGAAGCGTAGCACTGCCTGTTTGACGCCTACCCCGTCTTTTTTGGTGGCGCGGTTGCTGGCTTCAACGTTCTCAACGGTCACGCCCTGCTTGGTCAGGGCGTCGATGAGCGGCTTTAACCCCTTCTCGGTCACCTGGGCAAAGTCGAGCTGGGCATACTTCTGGCCATTGCTGGAATGGAGGCTATGGGAGTTAGGCATTATCAGGATCCCGGTCAATCTGGATGTTCAGGTTTTTTTCCACGGTCATGTCCAGGGGAAAATGCGGTAGAGCGGGTTATAGAAGGAGTCGCCATGCACAATTTTCACGTGCACGATCCAGGCACCATTCGTACTGATTTTACTGGTTGCCACATCCAGATACTCGCAGTTGGAGCCGGCGCGGGAGTGCTCCAGTGTCCGGCGGCCGCCGGTGATCACCGTGGTCGGGAACTGCGCATCACGTAACGTGTACTCGATGGTCGCGCCCTTCAGGCGGTTAAATTTGGTGTCGAAGAAGAAAGGGATCCGCAGATACCCCTTTTCAACCTTATGTTCACCCACGCGCAGGCCGGTGATTTTCGACCGTTTCATGACAAAGCGATCGAAAACCATCGAAGCCCCGGCAGTGGAGAGTAAAAGCAAACCGATCATCTGCCCCCCTTGCTAAAGAGCTGTGTTAATACTTTGCCAATGGCCTCACTGTTGAGGCGCTTGGCGATATGGATCACCTCGTTCCCGTTGTTGCTGGTAAGCAGCACGGAAAAGTAGATGATGGATTCATCAAATTGCTGATGCCGCCCGATGTAGAAAGCCATCAGCCCAGCGGTGATGGCGATCGACGTTTCGGTTAAGAAGTCCAGAAAACTCCCTTTAATCCGTTCTTCTCTGATCCCCATGAGGAACACACCAATACCACTCAGAAAAGACAGGCCTACGGCGATGGCAATCGGCACAAATTCGGTGGTATGCAGCACCTTTAACTCCTGTTCGCCTATGTCATGGCGGCCGATTTTATGGAATGTTGCATTTCCCCTTGCCGGCGCACGGGCGTAAAAAAACCCGCCGGAGCGGGTTTTATGATGAATCGTCAGGATGTTTCGGATTCTTCTACTGGGTAGGAGAAGGTGCCATCTGCGGCGTTGTAAATCATGCCGGCCTCGCAGGCCACGCCCTCCGGGATCAGTACCAGGGTGTAGCCTGGCATTTTGAAGGTGTTGAGAGTCTCAACAACCAGCTCCACAACGTCACTATTGTTGGGGATCATTGCGTACCAGCCAAACTGCGGTTCATCGTCGTAACTGTCTTGGGCGCTCATATAGCTTCCGATTTTATGGCGTATCACGCCTGTAAAAGATGGGCGTGAAAATACCGCAAGTTACATCTCCTCCCTTGGGCTATACCGTAGGCCAGACAATATTTGGCGCGTCACTAAGATCCAGTGCCTTCAATGCCTTGATGTAGGTGATCCACTGCACCAGCAGCGCCTTGTCATCGTCAGTGATGGTGCCAAGCGCAAGCTCGGTCTGCCACAGGCTGATTGTAGAGTTGGCGTTGGCCAGCAATTTATTGCGCGTGGCCTCAGCCTGCCCTACCAGATCCGCAGTGGTGTAGATCCGCGCAGAGATAGTCCCGTTGGCATACACCCAGGAGCCATCCAGGGTCAGGCCGTCAGGCACAGCGTCCGCACTCACCTCAGCAATGCTAAAACCGAGAGGCCAGAACCCGGAGACATCCATGCCATAAGAGCGGATAACGCCGGTATCAGGCTCGTACATCACCTTCATTGTGTCACTGGCGAAGGTCTTTTGTACCTCATACCAATCCTGGCCATCCTCAGTGCAGGCAAAGGCCACCCCGATTTCTACCAGCCGTTGCTTCTGCTTGGCGGCCTGGAGCTGCTCGGCCGTGGGATTGTCTGCGGCGGTATAAGTGATCACCGTTGGCTTATAGCTTGTAAATTTCTCGTAGTTTTTCATGATGGGTATGTTGTTAGGCCATTCACATAGGTTGCGGTATACCAGGTGCCGTTGACGTAATATTGCAGTGGACGGGAGTAATAACTGCCGTCATCTGCCCCAAAATCGCCGCCAGCAGTAATCACATGACCATCATACATCTCCCTCAACCGGCCGCTTAGGTGTATGAACACGCTCTCACCCATGCGGATTCCGGTAATGGCACCATTGATGACGGTAGACAAGTAGTCACTCAGCAAACCATTGTTCCAGGCCGCCCCCTCAATATCGCCGTTTGAGGTGATCTTTGCGGCCTCCTTGAGCTGCAAAGCACCTTCGGCTGTGAAGCGGGCAATCAATTCCTGATCGTCGCCACTGCTGCCATTGAAGAAGTCATATCCCCCTCACCTCCGCCCCGCTGGTTCAGGAACGATGCCCGGCCATAACCATCCACATAGTTCCAACTGAGGTACATGCCCTGGGCATCAATTTGAGCAGCAGTCGGCCGTTCTTTGATACGTGCCCAGCTGTTGAGATAAAGGGGTCCGGCCATTGTGGCGGAGCCTGTAACGGACAGGGTGCCACCTACAACCGTACTGGAACCGGCCAGAAGAGCCGTTCCGCTTACCGTGAGCGCCGTCCCCACGCTTAATGCTGTAGTGGTTGATAGCGCTGCGCTGGTTCTTGCGGTCGCAGCTGTCAGCTTCACGGTATTGTCGAAAAGCTGGACACTTGCGGTGGTCAGGTAGCTGCTCAATACGACGACATCACTGCTATCTACCGATTGCCCCAGGAACCAGTGCCGGGTGCCATCGCCTTTCTGCGCCTGGATATAGTAGGCCTTATCCAATGTGGCTGGCTTGAGGTACAGGATGCCGTTATCTGCCTGCATAACTGTACCGCCAGCCACGTTCATGCCACCGTTAAGCGCGGTTTTGCCTGCTACAGTGAGCGTGCTATTAGTGCTGACAGCACCTACAACCGAGAGCGTGCCCTGGTCACCGTCCATAGTCAGCTGAGACGTTACGGCGCTCAAGCTATTACGTGCCTGGATGACATTCCGCCCACCGCCCAGGGTGGTGTAGAACGTTGAAAATAACCCAAGGATCCGACCTGCATCAAAGTTAGTGTTGGTAGAGCCAGTCTTGGCCTGGATTGCCATCACCTGAGTATCTGCGGTCGGCAACGTACCATCAGGCAGATCACTGCGTGCGTAGGTTGTGTAAGGCAATCCACCGTTGCGGATAACGCCCATGCGGTAATTGGCGACCACTGATTGAGTAAACGTGGCATCCGTTCCGCTCAGTGCGCCAGTGACATTCAGGGAGCTGCCCATCGTAGCTGCGCCAGTCAGGATCAGCGATCCGGAAGCGGTAATGTCACCTCCTGCACTCACGGCACCGGTCACGGCCAGGGTGCTGGAAAGCGTGGTCGCACCGGTAACCTTAAGCCAGTTTGAAAGCGTCGTGGTGCCAGTTACGGCTAATGAACCTGCTGCGCCAATCGAACCCGTGGTATAGAAATAACCAGTTCGCGTGTTGATGTAGGCAGTGATGCCGGGAGTGCCAGCAGAGCTGGTGTTATAGAACCCAATCCCATACCAGGACTTGAGCAGCATGTTGTTTGCGGTGGTTGAAGCCCCATCTGCGCCACCATAGATGCCTGTCGATTTGCCGTAATCCCCACCGGTGTAGGTGCCACCCAAATTCAGGCCGCCGCCAAATGCGGCCTCGGAAACCACAGTTAACGTATTGGATAAGGTGGTTGCGCCGCTCACTTTGAGCGTACTGCCCAGGACTGCGGCACCGGTCAGGGTCAGCGCCCCGGAGCCGGTAATATCGCTGCTGGCGCTCAAGGCGCTGCTGACAGACACCGCGCCGGTCATCGTGATCGCCCCACCTGCCCCCAGGGCAATCGCACTGCCGCCCAGGGAGTTACCCCACTGGACTGCATCTGTGCTGTTCGCCGCCTGGCCGAAATACCAGTGGCTCGTCCCGTCGTATTTTTTCCCCCGGATGTAATAGCCCGTGTCAGCAGTGGCAGGTCGAAGAACCATAGCGATATTGTCGCCCATGACGGACAGGCCATTGGTGACATTGACACTCCCGGCAAGGGTGGTTACACCGGCAACCGTCAATGCCTTGGAGGCGGAAACATCCCCTGCCGCGCTCAATGCGCCAGCTACTGATAGTGTGCCTTCAGCTTTCAGTGCGCCTGTGAAAGTGCCGGTGGCGGTATCTCCATTGATAACGAGTTGCGCTGCGATGGCATTACTGGCATTGCGCGCCTGCAAGTACATTCGACCGCCACCGGAAGTTGTGTGATACGTGGTGATGGCAGAAAGAGAGCGCCCCGCGTTGAAATCGTTAGAGGTTGAACTGGTTTTAGCATAAATGCCCTGCACTAACATATCGGCCGTAGGTGCCAGCCCATCAACCGAATCTGTACGTGCGAAAGTGATATATGGGTTATAGCCATCACTGCGCACAAGGCCAATTCGGTAATTTGTCAGCATTGAGCCAGTCAACGTAGCGTTAACTCCGGTCATATCACCGTTCACGGCCAAAGCTTTGGTGGTGACTGAGGCGGAAATATCGCTATTGACCTTGGCAATGGCGTTCTTCACTGCCAGGGAGTTGGCGGCCACGGTTTCGTTGCTGCTATCGATAGCCGAACTCAGCTCAATACCAAGGGTTTGCATGACCCGGCCGGACTGATCGATCATGGCCTGGGTGATCTGCGTGGCTCCGGCGGGGATAGTGACCTTGCACAGCTCCAATTGGTTGCCGGCCAGCGCGGTGCCGGCTTTCAAGATCACTATCTCAGCCGCCTGAATGGTCGAGCCACTGTTGACCTGGCTCGTTTCGGTGCCGATGGCATAAGTGGCCTGAAGCGCCACTACCCAGCTGGCACCAGCGGTAAGGGTCAACGTCACGTCTGCCTGTTGGCGCACGGTCAGCTGGTAATATGCCCCGATGTTGAATGAGCAGGTGCCACCCTCTGCGCCAGAACTGATCAGTAGCTTGAGACCCCGGCCTGCCGAGGGTGTAAAGCCCTGGTAGATCCCCGCCCCGATGATGCCGCGCAACTTGCGGTTGATGGCCGCCGAGCTGTACGGCTCCCGGAACTGCACATCAGAAATCAGCGTAAGCGTCTCGGGCTGCGGAAAACTTTTTGCAGTGACGATCGCGGAATCACTCATGATGCACCGCCTGTTTGCAATTTCAGCGTACAAACAAAGCCTTTGCCTTGGTATAGCTGATCCTGCTGAATGCACAGCACCCCACAGGCCACCCCTTCGCTATCGCACAGCACCAACGTATCAAATGGGTAAGAGGTGTTTGCTGCCAGCGTCGAGGTATCGAGGCTGACGTTGATGGTGATCACCCCGT
This window contains:
- a CDS encoding glycoside hydrolase family 104 protein, yielding MTANLTAFMKMLRFSEGTLHHPLTTNGGYDVIVTGIDGKPEVFTDYTDHPFASGRTGKVFNRNGQRSTASGAYQQLYRWWPAYKKQLGLKDFSAASQDLLCIQLLKERSALADIEAGRITSAVKKCANIWASLPGAGYGQHENDLNRLLKAYQDFGGKLTG
- a CDS encoding odaE, with the translated sequence MPNSHSLHSSNGQKYAQLDFAQVTEKGLKPLIDALTKQGVTVENVEASNRATKKDGVGVKQAVLRFQDQQQVTVQVNDSGDLVGFKLNGKSIGVQHADTITKVASSLAGAVKQNSQKFTDGLAKKAAKVVDTSNTRPAVKSNVQRLKEAKTRRDALSSSVSEMSSTNTRLQSQVSSLTQGIEAQKTRLSTAQGVTVQLKEQLKALEASNAA
- a CDS encoding lysis protein yields the protein MIGLLLLSTAGASMVFDRFVMKRSKITGLRVGEHKVEKGYLRIPFFFDTKFNRLKGATIEYTLRDAQFPTTVITGGRRTLEHSRAGSNCEYLDVATSKISTNGAWIVHVKIVHGDSFYNPLYRIFPWT
- a CDS encoding holin encodes the protein MLHTTEFVPIAIAVGLSFLSGIGVFLMGIREERIKGSFLDFLTETSIAITAGLMAFYIGRHQQFDESIIYFSVLLTSNNGNEVIHIAKRLNSEAIGKVLTQLFSKGGR
- a CDS encoding tail fiber assembly protein, giving the protein MKNYEKFTSYKPTVITYTAADNPTAEQLQAAKQKQRLVEIGVAFACTEDGQDWYEVQKTFASDTMKVMYEPDTGVIRSYGMDVSGFWPLGFSIAEVSADAVPDGLTLDGSWVYANGTISARIYTTADLVGQAEATRNKLLANANSTISLWQTELALGTITDDDKALLVQWITYIKALKALDLSDAPNIVWPTV
- a CDS encoding tail fiber protein, whose amino-acid sequence is MSDSAIVTAKSFPQPETLTLISDVQFREPYSSAAINRKLRGIIGAGIYQGFTPSAGRGLKLLISSGAEGGTCSFNIGAYYQLTVRQQADVTLTLTAGASWVVALQATYAIGTETSQVNSGSTIQAAEIVILKAGTALAGNQLELCKVTIPAGATQITQAMIDQSGRVMQTLGIELSSAIDSSNETVAANSLAVKNAIAKVNSDISASVTTKALAVNGDMTGVNATLTGSMLTNYRIGLVRSDGYNPYITFARTDSVDGLAPTADMLVQGIYAKTSSTSNDFNAGRSLSAITTYHTTSGGGRMYLQARNASNAIAAQLVINGDTATGTFTGALKAEGTLSVAGALSAAGDVSASKALTVAGVTTLAGSVNVTNGLSVMGDNIAMVLRPATADTGYYIRGKKYDGTSHWYFGQAANSTDAVQWGNSLGGSAIALGAGGAITMTGAVSVSSALSASSDITGSGALTLTGAAVLGSTLKVSGATTLSNTLTVVSEAAFGGGLNLGGTYTGGDYGKSTGIYGGADGASTTANNMLLKSWYGIGFYNTSSAGTPGITAYINTRTGYFYTTGSIGAAGSLAVTGTTTLSNWLKVTGATTLSSTLAVTGAVSAGGDITASGSLILTGAATMGSSLNVTGALSGTDATFTQSVVANYRMGVIRNGGLPYTTYARSDLPDGTLPTADTQVMAIQAKTGSTNTNFDAGRILGLFSTFYTTLGGGRNVIQARNSLSAVTSQLTMDGDQGTLSVVGAVSTNSTLTVAGKTALNGGMNVAGGTVMQADNGILYLKPATLDKAYYIQAQKGDGTRHWFLGQSVDSSDVVVLSSYLTTASVQLFDNTVKLTAATARTSAALSTTTALSVGTALTVSGTALLAGSSTVVGGTLSVTGSATMAGPLYLNSWARIKERPTAAQIDAQGMYLSWNYVDGYGRASFLNQRGGGEGDMTSSMAAVATIRN